A genomic segment from Nicotiana sylvestris chromosome 1, ASM39365v2, whole genome shotgun sequence encodes:
- the LOC104232816 gene encoding 3-ketoacyl-CoA thiolase 2, peroxisomal: protein MEKAIERQRVLLQHLRPSQTSSSLENIESSIAASVCSAGDSAAYQRTSVFGDDVVIVAAYRTPLCKAKRGGFKDTYPDDLLAPVLKALMEKTNVSPSEIGDIVVGTVLAPGSQRASECRMAAFYAGFPETVPVRTVNRQCSSGLQAVADVAAAIKAGFYDIGIGAGLESMTTNPMAWEGSVNPKVKMMAQAQDCLLPMGITSENVAHRFGVTRQEQDQAAVDSHRKAAAASASGKFKDEIIPVPTKIVDPKTGDETPVTISVDDGIRPNASVSDLAKLKPVFKKSGTTTAGNSSQVTDGAGAVLLMKRSIAMQKGLPILGVFRTFAAVGVDPAIMGIGPAVAIPAAVKSAGLELEDIDLFEINEAFASQYVYCRKKLELDPEKINVNGGAMALGHPLGATGARCVATLLHEMKRRGKDCRFGVVSMCIGTGMGAAAVFERGDSCDELCNARKIGSHNLLSKDAL, encoded by the exons ATGGAGAAAGCAATTGAGAGACAAAGAGTTCTTCTCCAACACCTTCGTCCTTCTCAaacttcttcttctttggaaaaTATTGAATCATCCATTGCT GCATCTGTATGCTCTGCTGGAGACAGTGCTGCTTACCAAAGGACCTCTGTCTTTGGAGATGATGTCGTCATAGTCGC TGCATATAGGACTCCTCTTTGCAAAGCAAAGAGAGGAGGCTTCAAGGATACTTATCCTGATGATCTACTTGCTCCAGTTCTAAAG GCATTGATGGAAAAGACTAATGTGAGCCCTAGTGAAATTGGGGATATCGTTGTCGGCACCGTGTTGGCCCCAGGTTCTCAGAGAGCAAGCGAGTGCAGGATGGCTGCGTTTTATGCTGGTTTTCCTG AAACTGTGCCAGTTAGAACTGTAAACCGGCAATGTTCATCAGGCCTTCAAGCAGTTGCTGATGTAGCTGCAGCTATTAAAGCTGGATTTTATGACATTG GTATTGGTGCCGGATTGGAGTCTATGACCACAAACCCAATGGCTTGGGAAGGATCAGTCAACCCAAAA GTTAAGATGATGGCACAAGCTCAAGACTGTCTTCTTCCTATGGGTATTACTTCTGAGAATGTAGCACATCGTTTTGGTGTGACAAGGCAGGAACAAGACCAGGCTGCA GTTGATTCGCATCGTAAGGCTGCTGCAGCCTCTGCTTCCGGAAAATTCAAAGATGAAATAATTCCTGTACCCACAAAG ATTGTTGATCCAAAAACCGGAGATGAGACACCGGTAACGATCTCTGTTGATGATGGTATACGGCCAAATGCCTCTGTTTCAGACTTGGCAAAGTTAAAGCCAGTGTTCAAGAAGAGTGGAACTACTACTGCTG GGAACTCTAGCCAAGTCACTGATGGTGCTGGAGCTGTACTTCTTATGAAAAGAAGTATTGCAATGCAAAAGGGACTTCCTATCCTTGGTGTATTCAG GACCTTTGCTGCCGTGGGTGTAGACCCTGCTATTATGGGAATTGGCCCAGCTGTTGCAATTCCTGCTGCTGTCAAGTCCGCAGGCCTTGAACTTGAAGATATTGATCTCTTTGAGATAAATGAG GCATTCGCATCACAATATGTCTACTGCCGTAAGAAGCTGGAACTTGACCCAGAGAAGATCAACGTTAACGGAGGGGCAATGGCCCTTGGGCATCCTTTGGGTGCTACAG GAGCACGATGTGTTGCAACTCTGTTGCACGAGATGAAACGTCGTGGAAAGGACTGCCGATTCGGTGTGGTGTCCATGTGCATAG GCACTGGAATGGGGGCAGCTGCTGTCTTTGAAAGAGGAGACTCCTGTGATGAGCTATGCAATGCGCGAAAAATTGGAAGCCACAATCTTTTATCTAAAGATGCTCTATAA